Proteins encoded in a region of the Variovorax sp. PAMC 28711 genome:
- a CDS encoding enoyl-CoA hydratase: protein MTTTSIDTGTPDLLASLDTGVLTLTLNRPDARNAMSREMNQALQKQLASAEVDPAVKCIVLTGAGKGFCAGGDVKGMASSGDGTVGALTIDQAIHVQRINQRETAGRLFKMPKPTIAALPGAAAGAGLSLALACDLRIMSSAAIMTTAFARVGFSGDYGGTYFMTQLVGAAKARQLYLLSERVSAEEALALGLTNWVCAPEALAERTREIALRLANGPTVAYRYMKENLNRAMAGEVDDCLDLEATHHIHCGQTEDHREASRAFVEKREPVFSGR, encoded by the coding sequence ATGACCACCACCTCCATCGACACCGGCACCCCCGACCTTCTCGCCTCCCTCGACACGGGCGTGCTCACCCTCACGCTCAACCGCCCCGATGCGCGCAATGCGATGTCGCGCGAGATGAACCAGGCGCTGCAAAAGCAGCTGGCATCCGCCGAGGTCGACCCGGCAGTCAAGTGCATCGTGCTCACGGGGGCCGGCAAGGGGTTTTGTGCCGGCGGCGACGTCAAGGGCATGGCCAGTTCGGGCGACGGCACCGTGGGGGCATTGACGATCGACCAGGCCATCCACGTCCAGCGCATCAACCAGCGCGAGACGGCCGGACGGTTGTTCAAGATGCCCAAGCCGACCATCGCTGCGCTACCGGGCGCAGCGGCTGGTGCCGGCCTGTCGCTGGCGCTGGCCTGCGACCTGCGCATCATGTCGAGCGCCGCGATCATGACCACCGCTTTCGCGCGCGTCGGTTTTTCGGGTGACTACGGCGGCACCTATTTCATGACGCAGCTGGTCGGCGCGGCCAAGGCGCGGCAGTTGTATTTGCTGTCGGAACGCGTGAGCGCCGAAGAGGCGCTCGCCCTCGGCCTGACCAACTGGGTGTGTGCACCCGAAGCGCTGGCCGAGCGCACTCGCGAGATTGCGCTGCGTCTGGCGAACGGCCCGACCGTCGCCTACCGCTATATGAAGGAAAACCTCAATCGTGCGATGGCCGGCGAGGTGGATGATTGCCTCGACCTCGAAGCGACGCACCACATCCATTGCGGCCAGACCGAAGACCATCGCGAAGCCAGTCGCGCCTTCGTCGAAAAGCGCGAGCCGGTGTTCAGCGGCCGCTGA
- a CDS encoding DUF6999 family protein codes for MSTTPTPPDFLSKPWDERDPSPWLALYLDQSTPLPDDVKTAWLTDSSSASRQYLLPFFRPLARAFIILLQVVKVFVPRNWSHSGLLHRFLAWGLKRFVSPEANWLILRHFHLGSQVLAFIGRNSPAPVATSPLEPADIDALKDHMFLKHDLNLFNFVIRLNKALREQGLELRKPQHLDLSMIRNPDLKLEDMPRGKLNFLDLQSAIELFTPLYQLMLTDNDFWRAANSLQLDETIGIYTATLLAAPEHLVLVNNKHPLVPLSTLRAGHRLVIHGLSTEMLHSLLQRFQVAQAEGVAVNTTSGPTAAA; via the coding sequence ATGAGCACGACACCCACACCCCCGGACTTTCTTTCGAAGCCCTGGGATGAGCGCGACCCGAGCCCCTGGCTCGCGCTCTATCTCGACCAGAGCACGCCGCTGCCCGACGACGTGAAGACCGCGTGGCTCACCGATTCGAGCTCGGCCTCGCGCCAGTACCTGTTGCCTTTCTTCCGGCCACTGGCGCGCGCTTTCATCATCCTGCTGCAGGTGGTGAAGGTGTTCGTGCCGCGCAACTGGTCGCACTCCGGGCTGCTGCACCGCTTTCTCGCGTGGGGGCTCAAGCGCTTCGTGTCGCCCGAGGCGAACTGGCTGATCCTGCGGCACTTCCACCTGGGCTCGCAGGTGCTTGCCTTCATCGGGCGCAATTCGCCGGCACCGGTGGCGACGAGCCCGCTGGAGCCGGCCGACATCGACGCGCTGAAGGACCACATGTTCCTGAAGCACGACCTGAACCTCTTCAACTTCGTGATTCGCCTGAACAAGGCGCTGCGGGAGCAGGGCCTCGAACTGCGCAAGCCCCAGCACCTCGATCTGTCGATGATTCGCAACCCGGACCTGAAGCTCGAAGACATGCCGCGCGGCAAGCTCAATTTCCTCGACCTGCAGAGCGCCATCGAGCTCTTCACGCCGCTCTACCAGCTGATGCTGACCGACAACGACTTCTGGCGCGCGGCCAACTCGCTGCAGCTGGACGAGACCATCGGTATCTACACGGCCACGCTGCTCGCGGCGCCGGAGCATCTGGTGCTGGTCAATAACAAGCATCCGCTGGTGCCGCTGTCGACCTTGCGCGCCGGCCACCGGCTGGTGATCCACGGGCTCTCCACTGAAATGCTGCACAGCCTGTTGCAGCGTTTTCAGGTGGCGCAGGCCGAAGGCGTCGCGGTCAACACGACCAGCGGGCCGACCGCGGCCGCCTGA
- a CDS encoding StlD/DarB family beta-ketosynthase has translation MPVPFKSVYLQSAGYFMPGAPIGNEQMDAFIAPLNRMSQRIKRRILAENGIRQRHYAIDAEGETVFNNAQLAAGAVRDCLQRGGVDLASVSLLATGSSGGDTLMPGFANMLQGELAAPPMETLSVHGICAAGVSAIQAAAQGIELGAHTSALAVASELPSRLFKRSRFAARGYETDFDSHFLRWMLSDGAGALLLSNAASLAGQPGLKLRLKWVHQRAFSGDYPVCMQLGLTEDRQKGHLDYGSWQEAEAAGALSLRQDIRLLPHLFDIGIHEYATLVKDGWVDPARVDHFLCHYSSEKFIPVVEDLMGKAGLAIPRERWWSNLAWRGNTGAASILIMLAEFLHTRTVKPGEQIFCYVPESGRFMAAYMLLEVEGEGASKSEARPTVQAEIATQKADVIAPPHDPAQAPAALRDLLTELASIWHDYRSQVWRTPLVRKIRERRFTPPDYLNWMEHWVPQVREGSLWMREGAASLSGDYAALAALIGVHAGEEQNDFQILFDDYRKAGGTVSEITALRRNPGGEALNAYLHGLAATRDPIGLLGAIYIIEGTGQRIVPALLPLLKASLSLPPDVFRFLEYHGHNDEHHLSRWLMAVEMVMSLDTTGRAPQQIIDTAKHTAALYLMQFQHVTQDR, from the coding sequence ATGCCTGTTCCTTTCAAAAGCGTCTACCTCCAGAGCGCCGGCTACTTCATGCCGGGCGCACCCATCGGGAACGAGCAGATGGATGCGTTCATCGCGCCACTCAATCGCATGTCGCAGCGGATCAAGCGCCGCATCCTGGCCGAGAACGGCATCCGCCAACGCCACTACGCGATCGATGCCGAAGGCGAAACGGTGTTCAACAACGCGCAACTCGCAGCCGGTGCCGTGCGCGATTGCCTTCAGCGCGGTGGCGTCGATCTCGCGAGCGTGTCGCTGCTCGCGACCGGCTCTTCGGGCGGCGACACGCTGATGCCCGGCTTCGCCAACATGTTGCAGGGCGAACTCGCCGCGCCGCCGATGGAAACGTTGTCGGTGCACGGCATTTGCGCCGCGGGCGTGTCGGCGATCCAGGCGGCGGCGCAGGGCATCGAGCTCGGCGCACACACCAGCGCGCTGGCGGTCGCGAGCGAGCTGCCATCGCGGCTTTTCAAGCGCTCGCGCTTCGCGGCGCGCGGCTACGAAACGGACTTCGATTCGCACTTCCTGCGCTGGATGCTGTCCGATGGTGCCGGTGCGTTGCTGCTGTCGAATGCCGCATCACTCGCGGGCCAGCCGGGGCTCAAGCTGCGGCTGAAGTGGGTGCACCAGCGCGCGTTCTCCGGCGACTATCCGGTCTGCATGCAACTGGGCCTCACCGAAGACCGGCAAAAGGGCCACCTCGACTACGGCTCCTGGCAGGAAGCTGAAGCCGCGGGCGCACTCTCGCTGCGGCAAGACATCCGGCTGCTGCCGCATCTGTTCGACATCGGCATCCACGAGTACGCGACGCTGGTCAAGGACGGCTGGGTCGACCCGGCCCGTGTCGACCACTTTCTGTGCCACTACTCGTCCGAGAAATTCATCCCGGTCGTGGAAGACCTGATGGGCAAGGCGGGTCTCGCGATTCCGCGCGAACGCTGGTGGAGCAACCTGGCGTGGCGCGGCAACACCGGCGCGGCGTCGATCCTGATCATGCTGGCCGAGTTCTTGCACACGCGGACCGTGAAACCGGGCGAACAGATCTTTTGCTACGTGCCGGAGTCGGGTCGCTTCATGGCGGCCTACATGCTGCTCGAGGTGGAAGGCGAGGGCGCTTCGAAGTCCGAGGCCCGGCCAACGGTCCAGGCCGAGATCGCGACGCAGAAAGCGGACGTGATCGCGCCGCCGCACGACCCCGCACAGGCACCGGCCGCGTTGCGCGACCTGCTCACCGAGCTCGCGTCGATCTGGCACGACTACCGCTCACAGGTCTGGCGCACACCGCTCGTGCGCAAGATCCGCGAGCGCCGCTTCACGCCGCCCGACTACCTGAACTGGATGGAACACTGGGTGCCACAGGTGCGCGAAGGCAGCCTTTGGATGCGCGAAGGCGCGGCTTCGTTGAGCGGCGACTACGCCGCGCTCGCGGCGCTGATCGGCGTACATGCCGGCGAGGAGCAGAACGATTTCCAGATCCTGTTCGACGACTACCGCAAGGCTGGCGGCACGGTGAGCGAGATCACCGCGCTGCGGCGCAACCCGGGTGGCGAGGCGCTCAACGCCTACCTGCACGGCTTGGCCGCCACGCGCGACCCGATCGGCTTGCTGGGCGCGATCTACATCATCGAAGGCACCGGTCAGCGCATCGTGCCCGCGTTGTTGCCACTGCTGAAGGCATCGTTGTCGTTGCCGCCCGACGTGTTCCGTTTCCTCGAGTACCACGGCCACAACGACGAGCACCATTTGAGCCGCTGGCTGATGGCCGTCGAAATGGTGATGTCGCTCGACACCACCGGCCGCGCGCCGCAGCAGATCATCGACACAGCCAAACACACCGCCGCGCTGTACCTCATGCAGTTCCAGCATGTCACGCAGGACCGTTGA